The following are encoded together in the Thermothelomyces thermophilus ATCC 42464 chromosome 3, complete sequence genome:
- a CDS encoding glycoside hydrolase family 16 protein (CAZy_ID 267797) — MVRGLLPLGAALLGATAVLADGPPKCTLDKKCPKEAPCCSQYGECGVGAYCLGGCDPRMSYSLDSCVPAPVCKDKVYKMDNLDRYKDISEYLGDSSKTDWVGQGEPLLYNGNVLLTMPPKSVGTVLSTTTYMWYGKVKARLKTSRGAGVVTAFILFSDVKDEIDYEFVGVDLQTAQTNYYFQGIPDYNNSGNITVSGNTYDEFHDYEIHWTPDEITWLVDGKVGRTKKRSETWNETLNQWDYPQTPSRVQLSIWPGGAETNAKGTIDWAGGPIDWDSDEIKNFGYYFATFSEVSVECYKTDTPPGTSKGKSYYYDDVRGTNDTVVDSNKRTTLKSLLGTGTDMDKGDTTSSGKPSSTSSVNAIPGGGSTPPNQVPGGSNPSSSDGSSSGSGSSGSSTCSSEGFQQHCGEDGSSSTDNKNDGARGVDRTLGASAFAVIVGFAGLLLL, encoded by the exons ATGGTTCGCGGTCTCCTGCCGCTGGGCGCTGCCCTCCTCGGCGCAACCGCCGTCCTGGCCGATGGGCCGCCGAAGTGCACTTTGGACAAGAAGTGCCCGAAGGAAGCTCCATGCTGCTCTC AGTACGGCGAGTGCGGTGTGGGCGCCTACTGTCTCGGCGGTTGCGACCCGCGGATGTCCTACTCGCTCGATTCGTGCGTGCCCGCTCCCGTGTGCAAGGACAAGGTTTACAAGATGGACAATCTCGATCGTTACAAGGACATCAGCGAGTACCTGGGCGACTCGAGCAAGACGGACTGGGTCGGTCAGGGTGAGCCACTCCTTTATAACGGCAACGTCCTGCTCACCATGCCGCCCAAGTCGGTCGGCACCGTCCTTTCCACGACTACGTATATGTGGTACGGCAAGGTCAAGGCACGGCTCAAGACGTCCCGGGGCGCCGGCGTGGTGACGGCGTTCATCCTGTTCAGCGATGTCAAGGACGAGATCGACTACGAATTCGTCGGAGTCGATCTGCAGACTGCCCAGACCAACTACTACTTCCAGGGCATTCCCGACT ACAATAACTCGGGCAACATCACCGTCTCCGGCAACACGTACGACGAGTTCCACGACTACGAGATCCATTGGACACCCGACGAAATCACGTGGCTCGTCGACGGCAAGGTCGGCCGCACCAAGAAGCGGTCCGAGACCTGGAACGAGACGCTGAACCAGTGGGACTACCCGCAGACCCCGTCGCGCGTCCAGCTTTCCATCTggcccggcggcgccgagacCAATGCCAAGGGCACCATCGACTGGGCGGGCGGCCCGATCGACTGGGACAGCGACGAGATCAAGAACTTTGGCTACTACTTTGCCACCTTCAGCGAGGTCTCGGTCGAGTGCTACAAGACGGACACCCCGCCCGGCACCAGCAAGGGCAAGTCGTACTACTACGACGACGTCCGCGGCACCAACGACACGGTCGTCGACAGCAACAAGCGCACCACCCTCAAGAGCCTGCTCGGCACGGGCACCGACATGGACAAGGGCGACACAACCTCCTCGGGCAAGCcctcctcgacctcctcCGTTAACGCCATCCCGGGAGGCGGTTCCACCCCGCCCAACCAGGTCCCCGGCGGTAGCAACCCGTCTTCCAGCGACGGCTCGAGCTCGGGCTCCGGCAGCAGCGGTTCCTCGACATGTAGCTCCGAGGGCTTCCAGCAGCACTGCGGCGAAGACGGCTCCAGCAGCACCGACAACAAGAACGACGGCGCCCGCGGCGTCGACCGGACGCTGGGCGCCAGCGCCTTCGCTGTCATTGTTGGCTTCGCCGGCCTGCTGTTGCTCTGA